Proteins from a single region of Thermococcus sp. CX2:
- a CDS encoding ATPase domain-containing protein, giving the protein MENTRISTGIPGLDAMLNGGLIPGRTYLVKGAPGTGKTTLAMHFAMAGVANGENVLYVTLEEPADNLRVDMARLGFDLNNPRFTLIDATPTADRYVLVDSFFESFADGIEKMIAAIKEQFRFKYYSRIIIDPITMVKLTTTKELEYRRAFLTFIKTMSRMKATVLLTSELQQTDVEEYLVSGVIELKMFDIHGNLSMGIRITKFRGSGFDGSMRPYEITDHGMVVFHDRVISLP; this is encoded by the coding sequence ATGGAGAACACGCGGATATCAACTGGTATTCCCGGGCTCGATGCAATGCTAAATGGGGGTCTCATTCCTGGTAGAACATACCTAGTCAAGGGAGCCCCAGGAACTGGAAAGACAACGCTTGCGATGCACTTTGCCATGGCAGGCGTAGCCAACGGTGAGAACGTGCTCTACGTGACCCTTGAGGAGCCGGCCGACAACCTCAGGGTGGATATGGCAAGGCTGGGCTTTGACCTGAACAATCCGAGGTTTACACTAATCGACGCCACCCCCACCGCGGATAGATATGTTCTCGTAGACAGTTTCTTTGAATCATTTGCCGATGGCATAGAAAAGATGATAGCAGCCATAAAGGAACAGTTCCGCTTCAAGTACTACAGCAGAATAATCATTGATCCCATCACGATGGTCAAGCTCACAACGACGAAGGAACTCGAATACAGGCGCGCTTTCCTGACCTTTATTAAAACCATGTCCAGGATGAAAGCTACCGTCCTGCTGACCTCAGAACTTCAACAAACCGACGTCGAGGAGTACCTTGTGAGCGGAGTGATTGAGCTCAAGATGTTCGATATTCACGGGAATCTCTCCATGGGCATCAGGATAACTAAATTCAGGGGAAGCGGCTTTGACGGAAGTATGAGGCCGTACGAAATCACAGACCACGGGATGGTGGTCTTCCACGACCGCGTGATTTCCCTACCCTGA
- a CDS encoding prolyl oligopeptidase family serine peptidase — MEDPYVWMENLQDERVLKLVEEENKRFREFIGELSDELFPEVKELYFLPIVRMAKLTERGTLVMINEAGRQVIRWLDGDVIVDSKKLEEELGDEVLLQGFTADSEGKRLAYSFSIGGADEGITRIIDLESGELIEEIKPSVWNIAFIDEGYYFSRFYRKEKTPDGMNPPAVRLFFRDSSGERMVFGEGLGSGYFMSLKKSTERKFAMLTVTFGWNKAEIYLGPIDEPEKWERVYSAEVPAEPIDVVDGTLYVLTREGKGLGKVIAIRDGEIEEVIPEGEFPIEWAVIVSNRILTGRLVHASHRLEVYSLDGELLEEITFDLPGSVYPADSDGKQVLLRYESFTVPYRLYRFDGRLELLDEVKVKGSFKVEEDFATSKDGTKVHYFIVKGEKDEKRVWVFGYGGFNISLTPRFFPQVIPFIRRGGTFAMANLRGGSEYGEEWHRAGMRENKQNVFDDFIAVLGKLKAEGYKVAAWGRSNGGLLVSATLVQRPDVMDAALIGYPVIDMRRFHKLYIGSVWVPEYGNPDDPKDREFLLKYSPYHNVKEQKYPPTLLYTGLYDDRVHPAHALKFFMKLKEVGAPVYLRVETKSGHMGASPETRARELTDLLAFVIKVLGI; from the coding sequence ATGGAGGACCCCTACGTCTGGATGGAGAACCTCCAGGACGAGCGTGTTCTCAAGCTGGTTGAAGAGGAGAACAAACGCTTTAGGGAGTTCATCGGCGAACTCAGCGACGAGCTTTTCCCGGAGGTCAAGGAGCTCTACTTTCTGCCCATCGTTAGAATGGCAAAGCTGACCGAACGGGGCACGCTCGTAATGATCAACGAGGCCGGAAGGCAGGTCATTAGGTGGCTTGACGGTGATGTGATAGTCGATTCCAAAAAGCTTGAAGAAGAGCTCGGCGATGAAGTGCTTTTGCAGGGCTTCACGGCAGATAGCGAAGGAAAGAGGCTCGCCTACAGCTTCTCCATTGGAGGGGCGGACGAGGGGATAACAAGGATAATCGATCTCGAGAGCGGGGAGCTCATCGAGGAGATTAAGCCGTCGGTGTGGAACATAGCCTTTATCGACGAAGGCTACTACTTCTCGCGCTTTTACAGGAAGGAGAAAACGCCTGATGGGATGAACCCGCCAGCAGTGAGGCTCTTTTTCAGGGACTCCAGCGGGGAGCGCATGGTCTTCGGGGAAGGCCTTGGCTCGGGCTACTTCATGAGCCTGAAAAAGAGCACCGAGAGGAAGTTCGCCATGCTCACCGTAACCTTCGGCTGGAACAAAGCCGAAATCTACCTCGGCCCCATAGACGAGCCGGAGAAGTGGGAGAGGGTTTACTCCGCGGAGGTTCCTGCGGAGCCTATTGACGTGGTGGATGGAACGCTCTACGTCCTCACGCGCGAGGGGAAGGGCCTCGGAAAGGTCATCGCAATCAGAGACGGCGAAATTGAGGAGGTAATCCCCGAAGGCGAGTTCCCAATTGAGTGGGCAGTCATAGTCAGCAACAGGATTCTCACGGGAAGGCTGGTCCATGCAAGCCACAGGCTTGAGGTATATTCGCTCGATGGGGAGCTTTTAGAGGAGATAACCTTCGACCTCCCGGGAAGCGTCTACCCGGCCGATTCAGACGGGAAGCAGGTCCTGCTCAGGTACGAGAGCTTCACCGTTCCCTACAGGCTCTACCGCTTCGATGGAAGGCTTGAGCTCCTCGATGAGGTAAAGGTTAAGGGAAGCTTTAAGGTGGAGGAGGACTTTGCAACCTCTAAGGACGGCACAAAGGTTCACTACTTCATCGTCAAGGGTGAGAAGGACGAAAAGAGAGTATGGGTCTTCGGCTACGGCGGCTTCAACATTTCCCTGACCCCGAGGTTCTTCCCGCAGGTGATACCTTTCATAAGAAGGGGTGGAACCTTCGCCATGGCAAATCTGAGGGGCGGCAGCGAGTACGGTGAGGAGTGGCACCGCGCCGGAATGAGGGAGAACAAGCAGAACGTCTTCGACGACTTCATAGCCGTTCTCGGCAAGCTCAAGGCCGAAGGTTACAAAGTGGCCGCATGGGGCAGGAGCAATGGCGGGCTGCTCGTCTCAGCGACGCTCGTCCAGCGGCCGGACGTCATGGACGCGGCGCTGATAGGCTATCCCGTCATTGACATGCGTCGCTTCCACAAGCTCTACATCGGCAGCGTTTGGGTCCCTGAGTACGGCAACCCCGACGATCCGAAGGACAGGGAGTTCCTGCTCAAATACTCGCCCTACCATAACGTTAAAGAGCAGAAATATCCGCCGACACTCCTTTACACGGGCTTATATGATGACAGGGTTCATCCAGCGCACGCGCTCAAGTTCTTCATGAAGCTCAAAGAAGTCGGAGCGCCCGTTTATCTGCGCGTCGAGACCAAGAGCGGCCACATGGGAGCTTCGCCAGAGACGAGGGCGAGAGAATTGACTGACCTGCTGGCGTTCGTGATTAAGGTACTAGGGATTTAG
- a CDS encoding IMP cyclohydrolase — MRYVGRMLGVGLNNGRPFAFYRLNSRSFPNRRAVIRGNEIYIANQTKTDNPYVSYPVVKLLENYAVVSNGLQTVFIAQALEEESPRKALIHVLDALDYERDDYSTPRIAAIVECGKARGWLGFVGREELWVKAIKLEEGKAFFTATYNVDGIEELELSFSNAEELAEKVLRLEFSHPVLAIGVVEKEGGWKAAVKP; from the coding sequence TTGAGATACGTCGGGAGAATGCTCGGCGTGGGCCTAAACAACGGGAGGCCCTTCGCCTTCTACCGCCTGAACTCCCGCTCCTTCCCGAACAGGAGGGCGGTTATTCGGGGAAACGAAATTTACATAGCCAACCAGACTAAAACTGACAACCCCTACGTGAGCTATCCCGTTGTGAAGCTGCTCGAAAACTACGCGGTCGTGAGCAACGGACTGCAGACGGTCTTTATAGCCCAGGCTCTCGAAGAGGAAAGCCCGAGAAAAGCGTTGATCCATGTCCTCGACGCCCTCGACTACGAGCGTGATGACTACAGCACACCGAGGATAGCTGCCATAGTGGAGTGCGGGAAAGCTAGGGGCTGGCTCGGCTTCGTTGGCAGAGAAGAGCTCTGGGTTAAAGCCATTAAGCTGGAGGAAGGGAAGGCCTTCTTTACCGCGACGTACAACGTCGATGGCATTGAAGAGCTGGAGCTGAGCTTTTCGAATGCCGAAGAACTGGCTGAGAAAGTCTTAAGGCTGGAGTTCTCTCATCCCGTGCTGGCGATTGGGGTGGTTGAAAAAGAGGGTGGCTGGAAAGCGGCAGTTAAGCCTTGA
- a CDS encoding formate--phosphoribosylaminoimidazolecarboxamide ligase — MIISTIASHSSLQILMGAKKEGFRTRLYVKSNRKAFYSSIPLVDEIVVTENMREVLGDDGIVVPHGSFVAYLGIEAIEEANTKFFGNKRFLKWETSFELQDRALKKAGIPMVEVIEPEEAKPDELYFVRLEGPRGGSGHFLAYGYELEEKIKGLSEPYRIERFTDGVYLYVHFFYSPILNRLELFGVDERLVIADANKRRPFRTLPYTIAGNKAVALRESLIPMLYDYGLAFVKAMEELEPPGIIGPFALHFAYDGEFRCIGFASRIDGGSNAKHWYSALYWERPMLMGERIAREIKLALEEDRLKEVVT; from the coding sequence ATGATAATCTCCACCATAGCTTCCCATTCCTCCCTTCAGATACTCATGGGGGCAAAGAAAGAGGGCTTCAGAACGAGGCTCTACGTCAAATCGAATAGAAAGGCCTTCTACTCCTCCATCCCGCTCGTCGATGAAATCGTCGTAACGGAAAACATGAGGGAAGTACTCGGTGATGACGGCATCGTCGTACCCCACGGCTCTTTCGTGGCCTACCTTGGCATAGAGGCCATCGAGGAAGCAAACACTAAGTTCTTCGGCAACAAGCGTTTCCTCAAGTGGGAAACCAGCTTTGAGCTCCAGGATAGGGCCCTTAAAAAGGCCGGCATTCCGATGGTTGAAGTCATCGAGCCCGAAGAGGCTAAGCCAGACGAGCTTTACTTTGTCCGCCTTGAGGGACCGAGGGGCGGAAGCGGGCACTTCTTGGCTTACGGCTATGAACTGGAGGAGAAGATCAAAGGCCTGAGCGAACCCTACAGGATTGAACGCTTCACAGACGGCGTTTACCTCTACGTCCACTTCTTCTATTCGCCGATTTTAAACCGTTTGGAGCTCTTTGGCGTTGATGAGCGCCTGGTCATCGCGGACGCAAACAAGAGGCGGCCCTTCAGGACCCTCCCCTACACCATAGCGGGAAACAAGGCCGTAGCGCTGAGGGAGTCGCTCATTCCAATGCTCTACGATTACGGATTGGCTTTCGTCAAGGCCATGGAAGAGCTTGAACCTCCCGGCATCATAGGTCCCTTCGCTCTCCACTTCGCCTACGATGGTGAATTCCGCTGCATAGGCTTCGCCTCGCGCATAGACGGCGGCAGCAATGCCAAACACTGGTACTCGGCCCTCTATTGGGAGAGGCCGATGCTCATGGGCGAGAGGATAGCGCGCGAGATTAAGCTCGCCCTCGAGGAGGACCGCCTCAAGGAGGTGGTAACTTGA
- a CDS encoding phosphoribosylaminoimidazolesuccinocarboxamide synthase, with translation MRLIYRGKTKDVYEDGPYLVFYFKDSLLGEDGREDTGGNEVIGERPGKGSAVLKQTEFFFSLLERNGIRTHFVERIDERRARFLKAERIPLETIYRFKAYGSFLRRYSGWVESLQELGIVEFTLKDDSLGDPLITEEAILRLGIASEGELEEMKEVTKRVAEILAEFFSAKGLELIDFKLEFGRLNGELLVIDELSGDTMRVMKGGRLLSQEELLEVVE, from the coding sequence GTGAGGCTCATCTACCGCGGTAAGACGAAGGACGTTTACGAGGATGGCCCTTATCTAGTCTTTTACTTCAAGGACTCCCTGCTGGGCGAAGACGGCAGAGAGGACACGGGTGGCAACGAGGTGATAGGCGAGAGACCGGGCAAGGGGAGTGCAGTTCTCAAGCAGACGGAGTTCTTCTTCAGCCTGCTGGAAAGGAACGGGATAAGGACACACTTCGTCGAGCGGATTGACGAGAGAAGGGCGCGCTTTCTGAAGGCAGAGAGGATTCCGCTGGAGACTATATACCGCTTCAAGGCTTACGGAAGCTTCCTCAGGAGATACAGCGGATGGGTGGAGTCCCTCCAAGAGCTGGGAATAGTCGAGTTCACCCTCAAGGACGACTCGCTCGGCGACCCTCTCATAACCGAAGAAGCAATATTGCGGCTCGGTATAGCGAGCGAAGGGGAGCTGGAGGAGATGAAGGAGGTAACGAAAAGGGTCGCCGAAATCCTGGCGGAGTTCTTCTCCGCAAAGGGGCTTGAGCTAATAGACTTCAAGCTGGAGTTCGGCAGGCTGAATGGAGAGCTTCTGGTGATAGACGAGCTCAGCGGCGACACGATGCGCGTTATGAAGGGTGGAAGGCTTTTGAGCCAGGAAGAGCTCCTGGAGGTGGTAGAATGA
- the thiC gene encoding phosphomethylpyrimidine synthase ThiC, with the protein MTQLEEARRGVVTEEMKFIAEREGISAEKLRRSVAKGHTVIFRNVRHDWVKPVAVGEVVRVKVNANIGTSRDIVDVEAEIEKAKIAVKYGADTIMDLSTGGDLDEIRKRIMKAVDVPIGTVPIYQAAEEMLAKGKAIIEMTEDDMWKAVEKHFRDGVDYTTIHVGVTKEVVEKMKRTKRIVGMVSRGGTFLAAWILHWGEENPFYKNYDYLLELAREYDVVLSLGDGLRPGGLPDAGDELQIAELYTLGRLVRRAREAGVQTMVEGPGHVPIDQIAAQVKLAKIATDNAPFYVLGPIVTDVFPGYDHITAAIGGAIAALNGADFLCYVTPAEHLGLPTVEHVREGVIAARIAAHAVNLTRFEADFKKDYLMSLARGRLNWAKQFELSEDKEMFVEIRKERPTKTEACSMCGDLCAIKLINDMLRTGEAE; encoded by the coding sequence ATGACCCAGCTTGAAGAAGCCAGGCGCGGAGTAGTTACGGAGGAAATGAAGTTCATAGCGGAGCGCGAGGGGATAAGTGCTGAAAAGCTGAGGAGAAGCGTCGCCAAAGGCCACACCGTCATATTCCGCAACGTGAGGCACGATTGGGTCAAGCCCGTTGCAGTTGGTGAAGTCGTCCGCGTCAAGGTCAACGCCAACATAGGCACCTCGCGCGACATAGTAGACGTCGAAGCTGAGATAGAGAAGGCCAAGATCGCGGTCAAATATGGCGCCGATACCATAATGGATCTCTCAACTGGCGGCGACCTCGATGAAATAAGAAAGCGCATAATGAAGGCTGTGGACGTTCCCATTGGCACCGTTCCCATCTACCAGGCCGCCGAGGAGATGCTGGCTAAAGGAAAGGCCATCATCGAGATGACCGAGGACGACATGTGGAAGGCTGTGGAGAAGCACTTCAGGGACGGCGTTGACTACACGACGATACACGTTGGAGTTACAAAAGAGGTCGTCGAGAAGATGAAGAGAACCAAGAGGATTGTCGGCATGGTCTCCCGCGGCGGAACGTTTCTGGCAGCGTGGATACTTCACTGGGGCGAGGAGAACCCCTTCTACAAGAACTATGACTACCTCCTTGAGCTCGCCAGGGAGTACGATGTCGTCCTAAGCCTCGGCGACGGGTTGAGGCCTGGTGGACTGCCCGATGCTGGCGATGAACTGCAAATAGCCGAGCTTTACACCCTCGGAAGGCTCGTTAGGAGAGCCAGAGAGGCAGGAGTTCAGACCATGGTTGAAGGGCCCGGCCACGTTCCGATAGACCAGATAGCAGCCCAGGTGAAGCTGGCCAAGATCGCCACGGATAACGCTCCTTTCTATGTGTTGGGTCCGATAGTTACCGACGTCTTCCCAGGCTACGACCACATCACGGCGGCCATAGGCGGAGCAATAGCCGCTCTAAACGGGGCTGACTTCCTCTGCTACGTCACCCCAGCGGAGCACCTTGGCCTCCCGACTGTCGAGCACGTGAGGGAGGGGGTTATAGCCGCCAGGATAGCCGCCCACGCCGTCAATCTAACGCGCTTCGAGGCCGATTTTAAGAAGGATTACCTCATGAGCCTCGCGAGGGGAAGGCTGAACTGGGCGAAGCAGTTCGAGCTCAGCGAGGACAAGGAGATGTTCGTCGAGATAAGGAAGGAGAGACCGACAAAGACCGAGGCATGCTCTATGTGCGGCGATTTATGCGCGATAAAGCTCATCAACGACATGCTGAGGACGGGTGAGGCCGAGTGA
- a CDS encoding sulfide-dependent adenosine diphosphate thiazole synthase: protein MLKDVEISGAIIEAYMKDLLDNLTLDVAIIGAGPSGMVAAYYLAKGGAKVAIFEKKLSVGGGIWGGAMGFNRIVVEESAREILDEFGIDYGEFRPGLYVADAIEVATTIASRTVKAGVKIFNMVEVEDLVVKNDRVAGVVINWTPVKMTGLHVDPLTVEARFVIDSTGHGAQVTQHLLKRGLIEKLPGEGPMWAEMGERLTVEHTGEVFPGLYVTGMAANAVAGAPRMGPIFGGMFLSGRKAAIEILEKLKV from the coding sequence ATGCTGAAGGACGTCGAGATAAGTGGGGCGATAATCGAGGCCTACATGAAAGACCTGCTCGACAACCTCACGCTTGATGTTGCCATCATCGGTGCTGGCCCATCGGGCATGGTTGCAGCTTACTATCTCGCCAAGGGCGGAGCAAAGGTGGCAATCTTCGAGAAGAAGCTCAGCGTGGGCGGTGGAATCTGGGGCGGCGCGATGGGCTTCAACAGGATCGTCGTGGAGGAGAGCGCCAGGGAGATACTCGATGAGTTTGGGATAGATTACGGGGAGTTCAGACCGGGTCTTTACGTAGCCGACGCGATTGAAGTTGCCACGACGATAGCCAGCAGGACGGTGAAGGCCGGGGTAAAGATATTCAACATGGTTGAGGTCGAGGACTTAGTAGTTAAAAACGACCGCGTGGCCGGGGTGGTCATAAACTGGACGCCGGTGAAGATGACGGGCCTCCACGTGGATCCCCTAACGGTGGAGGCAAGGTTCGTGATTGATTCAACGGGCCATGGAGCTCAGGTAACTCAGCACCTGCTGAAGAGAGGGCTGATAGAGAAGCTCCCCGGGGAGGGCCCCATGTGGGCCGAGATGGGTGAGAGGCTCACGGTGGAGCATACCGGGGAGGTCTTCCCGGGACTGTACGTCACGGGCATGGCGGCAAACGCAGTTGCCGGTGCCCCGAGGATGGGGCCAATATTCGGCGGCATGTTCCTGAGCGGGAGAAAAGCAGCCATTGAAATCCTCGAGAAGCTCAAGGTGTGA
- the thiD gene encoding bifunctional hydroxymethylpyrimidine kinase/phosphomethylpyrimidine kinase: MAVLIIAGLDTGGGAGIAADIKTVSALGLHPLPILSAVTYQNPDGVRGYHVLPPELIRGEIRAVKDFFEIEAVKIGMLGNGEAVKIVAEETEGLLRVLDPVLTSSTDHPLIDVEGIETLKDLLIPGSIVTPNVPEAEKLTGMKVSSVEDMKKAARILVEEFGAKAAVVKGGHLDYTDVLYWNGEFYEFRGEMIEGFTHGTGCAFSSALASLLAKGMELPEAVEEAKRFVETAIRFSSREGKCINPLAPLEIDVERWRAYSGLKNAVKRLVEMGELLNPFVPEVGTNFAYATPQGEVFAVKGRIVRYGKTIKPVGPVELNASDHLKRALLKFREFYPEVRAVINLRYSRELIERAEKLGLTVSFYDRREEPEDVKTREGGTIPWGIETAIRRVRERPDVIYHLGDWGKEPMVLIFGENPLEVIEKVKELLDVPRGQS, encoded by the coding sequence ATGGCCGTCTTGATAATAGCGGGCCTCGACACCGGCGGCGGGGCTGGAATAGCAGCCGACATAAAGACCGTCTCAGCCCTCGGTCTCCATCCCCTCCCTATCCTTTCTGCGGTAACCTACCAGAACCCCGATGGGGTCAGAGGCTACCACGTCCTTCCTCCAGAGCTCATCCGCGGGGAGATAAGGGCCGTCAAGGATTTCTTCGAGATTGAGGCGGTAAAAATAGGCATGCTCGGCAACGGGGAGGCTGTAAAAATAGTCGCCGAGGAAACGGAGGGCCTTCTGAGGGTTCTTGACCCGGTTTTGACTTCCTCCACCGATCATCCCCTGATAGATGTGGAAGGCATCGAGACGCTAAAGGACCTCTTGATTCCAGGTTCAATAGTCACACCGAACGTTCCAGAGGCCGAGAAGCTTACGGGGATGAAGGTTTCAAGCGTTGAGGACATGAAGAAGGCCGCCAGGATTCTCGTTGAGGAGTTCGGAGCCAAGGCGGCCGTCGTTAAGGGGGGACACCTCGACTACACCGACGTCCTCTACTGGAATGGAGAGTTCTACGAGTTCCGAGGTGAAATGATTGAAGGCTTCACCCACGGAACGGGCTGCGCATTTTCCTCGGCTTTGGCTTCCCTCCTCGCCAAGGGGATGGAGCTTCCAGAGGCCGTGGAGGAGGCAAAGCGCTTCGTTGAAACTGCGATAAGGTTCTCTTCCAGAGAGGGCAAGTGCATCAACCCCCTTGCACCGCTTGAAATCGACGTCGAGCGCTGGAGGGCCTATTCGGGGCTCAAAAATGCAGTGAAAAGACTCGTGGAGATGGGTGAGCTTTTGAATCCCTTCGTTCCGGAGGTTGGGACGAACTTCGCCTACGCCACTCCCCAAGGCGAGGTCTTCGCGGTGAAGGGCAGGATAGTGCGCTACGGAAAAACGATTAAACCAGTTGGACCGGTCGAGCTAAACGCGTCGGACCACCTAAAACGAGCCCTCCTCAAGTTCCGTGAGTTTTACCCCGAGGTAAGGGCCGTTATCAACCTCCGCTATTCAAGGGAGCTCATCGAGAGGGCAGAAAAGCTGGGCCTCACGGTTTCCTTCTACGACAGGCGCGAGGAGCCAGAGGACGTTAAGACCAGGGAGGGCGGAACGATTCCATGGGGCATAGAGACGGCGATAAGGAGGGTCAGGGAGAGGCCCGACGTCATATACCACCTTGGTGACTGGGGCAAGGAGCCAATGGTCCTTATATTTGGAGAGAATCCTTTGGAGGTTATTGAAAAAGTCAAGGAACTCTTGGACGTTCCAAGAGGGCAATCCTAA
- a CDS encoding DUF835 domain-containing protein, which yields MGIIQILLSAEFNETVTLIINIATVALAVKFRKSFRSTYPGVGKFYDALLLATIVWFIAECFYAPGYFSDYFSEEFIEKSELIADNIWIVFQLLFFYAFASLFGALINNYRVEVVKEVPKGGENESALMLSPGTHIVFPGKAKGFFLSLLKKYPGLVISRTPPEEIKRRLGLERTPVIWITRVDGKSHVFPTRLEYLGHLVVEFFKENETPKVVLIDCLEYLVIENGFQQVFKFLLNLKDHALITNSIILLATSQEVWRNNEWTLLTREFPVVDRDNH from the coding sequence ATGGGTATAATCCAAATACTCCTAAGTGCCGAATTTAATGAAACTGTCACCTTGATAATCAACATAGCCACGGTGGCCTTGGCAGTCAAATTCAGAAAGTCCTTCCGGAGCACGTATCCCGGCGTAGGAAAGTTCTACGATGCACTTCTCCTTGCCACAATTGTATGGTTTATCGCAGAATGCTTCTACGCCCCAGGCTATTTCTCTGACTATTTCAGCGAAGAGTTCATAGAAAAATCTGAATTGATAGCCGATAACATATGGATAGTGTTTCAGCTGCTGTTTTTCTATGCCTTTGCGTCGCTGTTTGGAGCACTTATAAACAACTATCGGGTGGAGGTCGTTAAAGAGGTTCCAAAAGGCGGTGAGAACGAATCGGCGTTAATGTTATCCCCTGGCACACACATAGTTTTCCCAGGAAAGGCGAAAGGGTTTTTCCTGAGCCTCCTGAAGAAATATCCTGGCCTGGTGATTTCAAGAACACCCCCAGAGGAAATCAAGAGGAGACTCGGGCTTGAGCGGACGCCCGTCATATGGATCACGAGAGTGGATGGAAAATCGCACGTCTTCCCCACCCGTCTTGAGTACTTGGGACATCTGGTGGTCGAGTTCTTCAAGGAAAACGAAACACCCAAGGTCGTTCTGATAGACTGCCTAGAGTATCTCGTTATCGAGAACGGCTTTCAGCAGGTTTTCAAGTTTCTTTTAAATCTCAAAGACCATGCCCTGATAACCAATTCGATTATTCTCCTGGCAACGTCCCAAGAAGTCTGGAGAAACAATGAGTGGACACTTCTCACAAGGGAGTTTCCCGTGGTGGATCGCGATAATCATTGA